The Natrinema salaciae genome includes a window with the following:
- a CDS encoding O-antigen ligase family protein — MAILVQTNTITFRSFASLVLPFFLFSAIILQHTAVSRGISYVVVFLVYSFSSLLYIHHHGWDIKVNKKHILLFFLLSDFILVSTILNLSSGTVVRYVSFLIFTGTSLFVIPKIIPLQYFLAAASRLSAVIVSIGFLPYFGLRIETAFIDLSLWSANIYWYPSLKPITSVFVNPNALGFLTLVGSIAALSELQKDKGRLQILFFTINVVGLAFSNYRTGWVAFVVTLSGYVVYRIGGRRLLMTATISGLSLLSLLLLMIFSVVPGPEALTEISLNHRRTRWIAGVYALQDKLWWGYGFGNVVDATQPYTPTETGNIHNSFIRAFVAFGFGGGFVYLLLYISTIFDGIRQCDRYDSIVIPMLLLSFLFVQLFNDLTFIGVSLHSATIALSMGYCIDRITEVEDPEIYST; from the coding sequence ATGGCTATTTTGGTTCAGACAAACACAATTACATTCCGCTCATTTGCATCATTGGTCCTACCGTTCTTCTTATTTTCTGCGATAATCCTTCAACATACGGCAGTATCAAGAGGTATTTCTTATGTAGTTGTCTTCCTTGTTTACTCATTCTCCTCACTCTTATATATTCATCACCATGGTTGGGATATTAAAGTGAATAAAAAGCACATACTATTATTTTTCCTTTTATCAGATTTCATTTTGGTAAGCACCATTCTGAACCTTTCAAGTGGAACAGTTGTTCGGTATGTCTCGTTTCTCATATTTACTGGAACAAGTCTCTTTGTTATACCAAAAATCATACCATTGCAGTACTTCCTCGCTGCGGCGAGTAGATTAAGTGCAGTAATAGTCAGTATCGGATTTCTCCCCTACTTTGGCCTTAGAATCGAGACTGCTTTCATTGACCTGTCTCTCTGGAGTGCAAATATATACTGGTATCCTTCACTCAAACCGATTACTAGTGTTTTTGTGAATCCGAATGCACTGGGTTTCCTTACACTGGTTGGATCAATAGCAGCTCTTTCCGAATTACAGAAAGACAAAGGTCGACTGCAAATTCTATTCTTCACTATTAATGTCGTCGGGTTGGCGTTTTCCAATTATCGAACTGGATGGGTTGCCTTTGTCGTTACCCTTAGTGGCTATGTAGTCTATCGGATTGGGGGGCGTAGACTACTTATGACTGCAACAATTTCGGGGTTGTCGTTGCTATCTTTACTGTTACTAATGATTTTTTCTGTTGTGCCTGGTCCTGAAGCATTGACGGAAATATCTCTTAATCACCGACGAACGCGGTGGATTGCCGGTGTATATGCCCTTCAAGATAAACTCTGGTGGGGATACGGCTTTGGTAACGTAGTAGATGCAACTCAACCATATACTCCAACAGAAACGGGTAATATCCATAATTCATTCATCCGTGCATTTGTTGCCTTTGGCTTCGGCGGAGGCTTCGTCTATCTGTTGTTATATATTAGTACTATATTTGACGGTATACGCCAATGTGATCGATATGACTCAATAGTAATTCCAATGTTACTTCTTTCATTTCTATTCGTTCAACTATTTAATGATCTCACCTTTATCGGAGTATCGTTACATTCCGCTACTATAGCACTCTCTATGGGATATTGCATCGATAGAATCACGGAGGTAGAGGACCCGGAGATTTACTCTACGTAG
- a CDS encoding MFS transporter yields MTADARETVRTFLDDRPDGEHALEAVLAVDAEGETWTFDDVALDSGTFGELVSSGVVEKVDGEYRVADPAVVEAVVAGDELAVEESPDDRELSLERLRDAVDTRALTALLGALLVVAIARMTAYRSVFQEGYVVSPGNDPYYFRYRMAELLEESSGPLDYGVLAEPPAGSFQTRPLAHATNWFVAELLGGGQGAADAVAAWLPVIASVALGLVIYTLTLLLTRDVRVGIASVLVFAVTPIHAVYTGLGFVDHQLHQYFWLGITLLSLTWLAVDLQRRLERGGSRRAIVRDHLRRPTTWLVALAFGLSVAAGIHAWGGSPLLLLPLAAYVGLRVALDTRAGLSPARANLPLLAGLVVGSGLSLALHHRWGWHAEFVATTPALVLGGAIAVTALGELWRRTDVRLGGLLALEGIVAAGGLVAFRRLQPAVWADAMSRVDDLFFREGATETASLFATEYAVIFGPMYQLGMGFYVALAVLAWVVWTVARRYEPGWLLVGTYAGYLLVLAGIQVRFAGQLAIPLAVLTGLGFVQLLSVIELARPPVPFRDSELGADGAPRDGASVAADGGRPEPSVSVPDGRKLGYLVGVGLLVFGLSLIYVPGLTANVTHSEAQVEAVSAIDDHAEAANRTYPANYVLSDWGDNRMYNHFVSGESQSYGYAQRNYADFVSDSNPDGRYDQFAGRVGYVVVTEATGDVPTTSAQAQLLEAYGAGGNGTDGLAHYRALSVDEDVAAFAVVPGATLEVSGEPGANVTAETDVSVSGESFTYERSAAVDGDGRASVTVPYAGEYAVGDRTVRVTEGDVLNGSSVALEA; encoded by the coding sequence ATGACGGCCGACGCCCGCGAGACGGTACGGACGTTCCTGGATGACCGACCCGACGGCGAGCACGCGCTCGAGGCCGTCCTCGCGGTCGACGCGGAAGGCGAGACGTGGACGTTCGACGACGTCGCCCTCGACTCGGGAACGTTCGGCGAACTCGTCTCGAGCGGTGTCGTCGAAAAGGTCGACGGTGAGTATCGAGTCGCGGACCCCGCGGTCGTCGAGGCGGTGGTGGCGGGCGACGAACTCGCGGTCGAGGAGTCGCCGGACGACCGCGAGCTCTCGCTCGAGAGGCTCCGAGACGCCGTCGATACGCGGGCGCTGACGGCGCTTCTCGGTGCGTTACTGGTCGTCGCGATCGCCAGGATGACGGCGTACCGATCGGTGTTCCAGGAGGGCTACGTCGTCTCGCCGGGGAACGATCCCTACTACTTCCGGTACCGGATGGCGGAACTGCTCGAGGAATCGTCCGGCCCCCTGGACTACGGCGTGCTGGCGGAGCCGCCGGCCGGCTCCTTCCAGACGCGCCCCCTCGCCCACGCGACGAACTGGTTCGTCGCCGAACTGCTCGGCGGCGGGCAGGGAGCCGCCGACGCGGTCGCGGCGTGGCTCCCGGTGATCGCGTCCGTCGCGCTCGGACTCGTGATTTACACGCTGACTCTCCTGCTCACGCGCGACGTTCGCGTCGGGATCGCGTCCGTCCTCGTCTTCGCCGTGACGCCGATCCACGCGGTCTACACGGGGCTCGGCTTCGTCGATCACCAGCTTCACCAGTACTTCTGGCTCGGGATCACGCTGCTGTCGCTGACGTGGCTCGCCGTCGACCTCCAGCGCCGACTCGAGCGCGGCGGGAGTCGCCGCGCGATCGTTCGGGACCACCTCCGACGGCCGACGACGTGGCTCGTCGCGCTCGCCTTCGGCCTCTCGGTCGCGGCCGGTATCCACGCCTGGGGCGGCTCGCCGCTGCTGTTGCTCCCGCTCGCAGCCTACGTCGGGCTGCGAGTCGCGCTGGATACGCGAGCCGGTCTCTCGCCGGCTCGAGCGAACCTGCCGCTGCTCGCGGGGCTGGTCGTCGGGAGCGGACTCTCGCTCGCCCTGCACCACCGCTGGGGCTGGCACGCGGAGTTCGTCGCGACCACGCCGGCGCTGGTGCTCGGCGGTGCGATCGCCGTGACCGCGCTCGGCGAACTCTGGCGGCGGACGGACGTCCGCCTGGGCGGGTTGCTCGCGCTCGAGGGGATCGTGGCGGCCGGCGGCCTCGTCGCGTTTCGGCGGCTGCAGCCCGCGGTGTGGGCCGACGCGATGAGCCGCGTCGACGATCTCTTCTTCCGCGAGGGCGCGACCGAGACTGCCTCGCTGTTCGCGACGGAGTACGCCGTCATCTTCGGGCCGATGTATCAGCTCGGGATGGGGTTCTACGTCGCGCTCGCGGTGCTGGCCTGGGTCGTCTGGACCGTCGCCCGCCGGTACGAGCCCGGCTGGTTGCTCGTCGGGACCTACGCGGGATATCTGCTCGTGCTGGCGGGGATTCAGGTCCGCTTCGCCGGCCAGCTCGCGATTCCGCTGGCCGTGCTGACCGGGCTCGGCTTCGTGCAGTTGCTCTCGGTGATCGAACTGGCGCGACCGCCGGTCCCGTTCCGGGATTCCGAGTTGGGAGCCGACGGTGCGCCTCGAGACGGCGCGTCGGTCGCCGCCGACGGCGGGCGGCCCGAGCCGTCGGTGTCGGTTCCCGACGGCCGGAAGCTCGGCTACCTGGTCGGCGTCGGCCTGCTCGTGTTCGGGCTGAGCCTGATCTACGTGCCCGGCCTGACGGCGAACGTGACCCACAGTGAAGCGCAGGTCGAAGCGGTGAGCGCGATCGACGACCACGCGGAGGCGGCGAACCGGACCTACCCCGCGAACTACGTGCTGAGCGACTGGGGCGACAACCGGATGTACAACCACTTCGTGAGCGGCGAATCGCAGAGCTACGGGTACGCACAGCGCAACTACGCCGACTTCGTCTCCGACTCGAACCCCGACGGCCGGTACGACCAGTTCGCCGGCCGCGTCGGGTACGTCGTCGTCACCGAGGCCACGGGCGACGTGCCGACCACGAGCGCGCAGGCCCAGCTGCTCGAGGCGTACGGCGCGGGCGGCAACGGGACCGATGGCCTCGCACACTACCGGGCGCTCTCCGTCGACGAGGACGTGGCGGCGTTCGCGGTGGTTCCCGGGGCGACGCTCGAGGTCAGCGGTGAGCCGGGGGCGAACGTGACCGCCGAGACGGACGTCTCGGTGTCCGGTGAGTCGTTCACCTACGAGCGATCGGCCGCCGTCGATGGGGACGGCCGGGCGTCGGTGACGGTCCCCTACGCCGGCGAGTACGCGGTTGGCGACCGGACGGTGAGGGTTACGGAGGGCGACGTGCTGAACGGGAGTTCGGTCGCGCTCGAGGCGTGA
- a CDS encoding glycosyltransferase family 4 protein, with protein sequence MQVLVFLNKINHTSIPFEISTRIAAITDVEVSVLSFYDESPEKIDLVEKVEHLPVQVRCLGGRSRLDCEAWAHFQREIIQDFDLVHVHHNFSGSIARILAKQQGIPVIDTEHRDHNSFSLLQNLVNGPTLPLADRVVSNSQVTEDSFKWYERLLLNDKELKVVHNGVNIDRIQTIVEETPRSDDESTFRICTVGRMVPVKNQSTLLRAFNSVVERHPSTELLLVGDGPLRKDLELLAHELEIAGKVRFTGEVPRDRVYELYAQSDLFVISSFAEGFCVAAVEAMAAGLPVVVSDIPIFHEVINKCGSYADPEKPELFAEKIQELLKNKDLRQERSSICHARAQNEFSLEKTAIDYSNIYKEVVEGTTQ encoded by the coding sequence ATGCAGGTACTTGTCTTTCTTAATAAAATCAACCATACCTCTATTCCGTTTGAGATATCGACCCGAATCGCGGCTATTACTGACGTTGAAGTATCGGTTCTCTCGTTCTATGATGAAAGTCCCGAGAAAATTGATCTTGTTGAAAAGGTAGAACATCTCCCGGTTCAAGTTCGCTGTCTCGGCGGAAGATCCAGACTCGATTGTGAGGCCTGGGCCCATTTCCAGCGCGAAATCATCCAAGATTTCGATTTAGTCCATGTTCACCATAATTTCTCGGGATCAATCGCTAGGATATTAGCGAAACAACAAGGCATACCTGTTATTGATACTGAACACCGAGACCACAACTCATTTTCACTACTGCAAAACTTAGTCAATGGTCCAACATTACCACTTGCAGATCGTGTCGTGTCAAATTCACAAGTGACTGAGGATTCCTTCAAATGGTACGAGCGTCTCCTACTTAATGATAAAGAACTCAAAGTAGTACATAATGGGGTTAACATAGATCGAATTCAAACCATTGTAGAGGAAACTCCCCGTTCTGATGACGAGAGTACATTCCGTATCTGTACAGTCGGGCGGATGGTACCAGTCAAAAACCAATCAACACTACTACGTGCATTCAATTCTGTCGTTGAGCGACACCCATCCACAGAACTCCTCCTTGTTGGAGATGGACCGCTCCGTAAGGATCTAGAATTACTCGCACATGAGCTTGAAATCGCTGGCAAAGTCCGATTCACTGGAGAAGTTCCACGAGACCGTGTGTATGAACTTTATGCGCAGAGCGATCTCTTTGTGATTTCTTCCTTTGCAGAGGGTTTCTGTGTTGCTGCTGTTGAAGCAATGGCTGCAGGACTCCCAGTCGTAGTTAGTGATATTCCCATCTTTCATGAAGTGATTAATAAGTGTGGCAGCTATGCTGACCCAGAAAAACCAGAACTCTTTGCGGAGAAAATTCAGGAATTACTCAAAAATAAAGACTTGAGACAAGAAAGAAGTTCGATATGTCATGCACGCGCCCAAAACGAGTTTAGTCTTGAAAAGACAGCAATCGATTATTCAAACATTTATAAAGAGGTGGTGGAAGGTACGACACAATGA
- a CDS encoding oligosaccharide flippase family protein, with product MNYRKLIGDVGFSSARTILSLSRGILLIPIITKIFGADLYGLWSGVQAIIIISASIGGLHLHGALIRYLPQGSKDDGIFSTVLTLSFLTAILTSLILICLGILGVLPDIGQSSSWIVTGSIAGVVFVKIVSLVILNYPRAIGQVKTYEIIQSFHLLIELFALAMAFTLTGDIVIALLSVIFTTVLVDLIVVIYYRPPIKPDLDYRSIKKYLEYSLPMLPKEMGSRIISSADRYLLLLLLSPASAGIYAVAYSLPTLLEKFTGVLTPTLYPSVTEAWENGNIKSLTNFYTEVLRWYTIAAFPMLAGISILAEPALRMLSTPAVASKGWILVPLLGIGFMGRGYDNVLIYILTAAEENVRIAKITTLAAFLNTILNIVLIPTIGLFGAAASTIFAQILIASYVSYWAHNYVPFQFPIMSAIRSFTVTAVMLLVLFGLSNTISWKSQLVVFPVIGFLIYVAGLSLVGEISKQDIQKFYSVVA from the coding sequence ATGAATTATAGGAAATTAATTGGGGATGTGGGTTTTTCATCGGCAAGGACTATTTTATCCTTATCTAGGGGAATATTGCTAATACCAATAATAACCAAAATATTTGGCGCAGATCTTTATGGACTTTGGTCCGGGGTTCAAGCTATAATAATAATTTCAGCAAGTATTGGCGGGCTACACCTTCATGGAGCATTAATTCGTTACCTTCCACAGGGATCAAAAGATGACGGAATATTCAGTACCGTTCTGACACTTTCTTTTCTTACTGCTATTCTTACTAGTTTGATTCTTATTTGTTTGGGTATCTTGGGAGTATTACCCGATATAGGTCAATCTAGTTCATGGATAGTCACTGGTTCAATAGCTGGTGTAGTATTCGTAAAGATCGTTTCCTTAGTCATTCTTAATTATCCTAGAGCGATCGGGCAAGTGAAAACATACGAAATCATTCAATCGTTTCATCTACTTATTGAATTATTTGCATTAGCAATGGCATTCACACTAACAGGCGATATTGTAATAGCTCTACTTTCAGTGATATTTACAACAGTTCTTGTAGACTTGATTGTCGTAATATACTATAGGCCACCGATTAAACCAGATTTGGATTATAGGAGTATAAAAAAATATCTGGAATACAGTTTACCAATGCTGCCGAAAGAGATGGGAAGTCGAATTATTTCTTCAGCAGATCGGTATCTACTACTATTACTTCTGTCACCTGCTTCTGCAGGGATTTATGCTGTAGCATATAGTCTTCCAACTCTCTTAGAAAAATTCACAGGAGTTCTAACGCCAACTCTATATCCATCCGTGACGGAAGCATGGGAAAACGGAAATATCAAATCCCTCACCAATTTTTATACGGAAGTATTGCGGTGGTATACAATAGCTGCTTTTCCGATGTTGGCAGGTATTTCAATTTTGGCCGAGCCAGCACTAAGAATGTTATCAACACCAGCTGTTGCATCCAAAGGTTGGATCTTAGTGCCTCTTCTTGGCATTGGGTTCATGGGCCGAGGATACGATAATGTACTCATCTATATTCTAACTGCTGCAGAGGAAAACGTGAGAATAGCAAAAATCACAACGTTGGCCGCTTTTTTAAACACAATATTAAATATAGTTCTAATACCAACTATAGGATTATTTGGGGCAGCAGCTTCGACTATCTTTGCCCAAATTCTTATCGCAAGCTATGTCAGTTACTGGGCACACAACTATGTCCCCTTTCAGTTCCCAATTATGTCTGCTATTCGGTCTTTTACTGTGACAGCAGTAATGTTATTAGTACTATTCGGATTGTCAAATACCATATCCTGGAAATCTCAATTAGTGGTCTTTCCGGTTATTGGGTTCTTAATATATGTGGCAGGTCTTAGTCTAGTTGGTGAGATATCTAAACAAGATATTCAGAAATTTTATTCAGTGGTAGCATAA
- a CDS encoding alkaline phosphatase family protein, with protein sequence MNTVDRLKRAFKNPQLFARGLNRAYYRRGGLRSENTAGIDVFDQDWDTLVILDACRYDLFEQVNHIEGKLATKHSKASATSEWLQANIDGRDLLDTVYVTANPQLERNRERWDVNFHEIINVWLDQGWDKETGTVLADTMTQTAIETYDQFPNKRLVVHYMQPHYPFVSANTDFDKKHLVSIEDSNDSAVGENIWNQIFIGELDLSRKELWELYATNLEYVLTHVNDLLSIVPGKTVITSDHGNYVGERAFPIPVREYGHPRGLYGDAVIQVPWLEHTRGERREIVTGADKSQSPDIESETVKNRLRNLGYVE encoded by the coding sequence ATGAATACAGTTGACCGCTTGAAGCGGGCATTTAAGAATCCACAGCTGTTTGCGAGGGGGCTAAACCGTGCATACTACCGCCGTGGAGGACTTCGATCAGAAAATACTGCTGGAATAGATGTATTTGATCAAGATTGGGATACACTTGTTATTCTTGATGCGTGCCGGTACGATCTGTTTGAGCAGGTTAATCATATCGAGGGAAAACTCGCCACGAAACACTCTAAGGCATCTGCGACATCTGAATGGCTTCAGGCAAATATCGATGGCCGTGACCTGCTCGATACGGTATACGTCACAGCGAATCCCCAACTCGAGCGCAACCGAGAGAGGTGGGATGTGAACTTCCACGAGATCATTAATGTTTGGCTTGACCAAGGCTGGGACAAGGAGACCGGAACTGTACTTGCGGACACGATGACCCAAACTGCAATAGAGACATACGATCAATTCCCAAACAAGCGCCTTGTTGTCCACTACATGCAACCACACTACCCATTCGTTTCAGCCAACACAGACTTCGATAAGAAACATCTGGTGTCTATTGAAGATAGTAACGATTCTGCTGTTGGCGAAAATATCTGGAATCAAATATTCATTGGAGAACTTGACCTATCTCGAAAAGAATTGTGGGAGCTCTATGCTACAAACCTTGAATACGTACTGACTCACGTCAACGATCTTCTGAGCATAGTTCCCGGGAAGACTGTTATCACGTCCGATCATGGGAACTACGTCGGCGAACGGGCATTTCCAATTCCGGTTCGGGAATACGGCCACCCTCGGGGTCTGTATGGCGATGCTGTAATTCAGGTGCCATGGCTAGAGCACACACGTGGAGAAAGGCGAGAAATTGTGACGGGAGCAGACAAATCACAGTCACCAGATATTGAATCGGAAACAGTGAAAAACAGATTGCGAAATCTCGGCTACGTAGAGTAA
- a CDS encoding AbrB/MazE/SpoVT family DNA-binding domain-containing protein, producing the protein MAKVDSKGRIVLPQDVRERLGITPGTEVAIHEEDGKAVVEPEDDPERILERMEKLVEETAPERGETMPLDEVADPIARKHRAAVRSGAEKNSDE; encoded by the coding sequence ATGGCGAAAGTGGATTCCAAAGGGCGAATCGTCCTCCCGCAGGACGTTCGAGAACGTCTCGGTATCACTCCCGGGACGGAAGTAGCGATCCACGAAGAAGACGGGAAAGCGGTCGTCGAGCCCGAAGACGATCCCGAACGGATTCTCGAGCGAATGGAGAAGCTCGTCGAGGAAACGGCTCCGGAGCGTGGGGAGACGATGCCGCTTGACGAAGTCGCCGACCCGATCGCCCGAAAGCACAGAGCCGCTGTCCGAAGCGGAGCGGAGAAAAACAGCGATGAGTGA
- a CDS encoding MarR family transcriptional regulator: MVERVPWMSPVDYEIMLFFDEHPIQVSPRVLAANIDYDRQYVSKRCRTLSDAGLLTAVETGLYQLTETGCDYLEGELDVRDLEIEE; encoded by the coding sequence ATGGTAGAGCGGGTTCCCTGGATGTCTCCTGTCGACTACGAGATTATGCTCTTCTTCGACGAGCATCCGATCCAGGTCTCTCCGCGGGTTCTTGCCGCAAACATCGACTACGATCGCCAGTACGTGAGCAAGCGGTGCAGGACACTCTCCGACGCCGGATTGCTGACAGCAGTCGAGACCGGGCTCTATCAACTGACGGAAACAGGTTGTGACTATCTCGAGGGTGAGCTCGATGTGAGGGACCTCGAGATAGAGGAGTAA
- a CDS encoding type II toxin-antitoxin system VapC family toxin codes for MSDAGGPYLFDVGVIALAHTEAPVRDAALSYVRDAIAGEITAVVPYPALFGAHTVLTTYYGRSNADASRLLQNFMDAKRIQWYDGISEAIVRGGLSQAKNANVGGWDGYYAQVAIDEGVNTVLTIDDDFERFDAFDTEVILSPEEFRELNRFLGN; via the coding sequence ATGAGTGATGCCGGTGGCCCGTATCTGTTCGATGTCGGTGTGATCGCCCTCGCACATACGGAGGCACCTGTTCGTGATGCTGCGCTCTCGTACGTCCGAGATGCTATCGCCGGCGAAATAACTGCCGTCGTTCCGTATCCCGCGCTGTTCGGAGCACATACCGTCTTGACGACGTACTACGGACGGTCAAACGCGGATGCGTCTCGGCTCCTCCAGAATTTTATGGACGCGAAGCGAATCCAGTGGTACGACGGAATATCCGAAGCCATCGTTCGGGGAGGGTTATCTCAGGCGAAGAACGCAAACGTTGGTGGCTGGGACGGGTACTACGCGCAGGTAGCGATTGACGAAGGGGTGAATACCGTTCTGACGATCGACGACGACTTCGAACGATTTGATGCGTTCGACACCGAGGTTATTCTCTCGCCCGAAGAATTCCGTGAGCTAAACAGGTTTCTCGGAAACTGA
- a CDS encoding sulfatase-like hydrolase/transferase, protein MASLEINRQFHRLFSTNNESSNVFAEDWDNLIILDGCRYDVLSETDFVKKADDFTSRISSGSNSVEFLESNVNGNYLDDVVWVSANPYVSDHRESIFKVIDAWDEGWNDKCRTVLPETMVEYAKESAVEFPDKRLVVHFMQPHYPFIGPTAQELPQHRTFTGEGQTNDDPKDIWKHLQNGAVDRSLVWKAYTESLQKTLPYVDDLVEELRGRTVITADHGNAFGERGSPIPISIYGHPPGLRNNALVRVPWVVFSSKDRKNIVPDVIESNSSEISSDIKDRLRDLGYVE, encoded by the coding sequence ATGGCCTCACTCGAGATAAATAGACAATTCCATCGGCTGTTTTCGACTAATAACGAATCATCTAATGTATTCGCGGAAGATTGGGATAATCTCATTATTTTAGATGGTTGCAGATACGATGTACTATCGGAAACTGACTTCGTAAAAAAAGCGGACGATTTTACTTCGCGGATATCTTCTGGGTCTAACTCTGTAGAATTTCTCGAATCAAATGTTAACGGTAACTATCTTGATGATGTAGTCTGGGTCAGTGCAAATCCATACGTCTCTGACCATCGAGAGTCTATATTCAAAGTAATTGATGCGTGGGATGAAGGATGGAATGACAAATGTCGAACTGTACTACCGGAAACAATGGTTGAGTATGCTAAAGAATCAGCTGTTGAGTTCCCGGATAAACGGCTAGTTGTACATTTCATGCAACCACACTATCCATTTATTGGCCCAACAGCTCAAGAATTACCCCAGCATCGTACCTTCACTGGTGAAGGGCAAACTAATGATGATCCAAAAGACATTTGGAAACATCTTCAAAATGGAGCCGTAGATAGATCACTTGTTTGGAAGGCATATACTGAAAGCCTGCAGAAAACATTACCATATGTTGATGACTTGGTGGAAGAATTACGGGGTAGAACCGTTATAACAGCAGACCATGGAAACGCCTTCGGAGAGCGAGGTTCACCGATCCCCATCTCAATCTATGGGCATCCACCAGGCCTTCGAAATAACGCCCTTGTGCGAGTTCCGTGGGTGGTCTTCTCCAGCAAAGATCGTAAAAATATTGTCCCAGATGTAATTGAAAGTAATAGTTCGGAAATATCGTCAGATATAAAGGATCGATTGAGGGACCTTGGCTATGTGGAATAA
- a CDS encoding glycosyltransferase family 4 protein has protein sequence MEIAFIHPSWPGDEGTGATHTATQVVTGLSNRGHNVTVYCTEKPPKERQEPSGLELEYIYLPDFPPHTNTKLNRALKSRVEEFDKYDVINCYLSTVIPAMSYIGQRTSSAVGITLNAYGAVCPKNDLLYMDEEKCTQKSLFRCSKCVSLTSSDHDEFSTPYRIVSRLGNLRLLQDKNIDTSHIDFFRSPSGHVKSNYVDFGFPADKIHVIPHPLNETFRMEHRSNFNSPYNILYVGYLEKQKGVDKLIPILSKLKEQVDEKVSLSIVGKGGLRTRMEQQAHDLSVRDSVDFMGFVPNEKLPTIYANHDLFIYPGIWDEPLARVYLEALATGTPIISSDYGDIRSILGNGGVITDGTVEGFVSAISDIITNKRFDQISEDAKLKSNEYQADQVLPKIEKVYSTASEIDE, from the coding sequence ATGGAGATCGCATTTATTCATCCCAGCTGGCCTGGTGACGAGGGAACCGGGGCGACCCATACAGCCACTCAGGTTGTTACTGGATTGTCAAATCGAGGTCATAATGTTACCGTCTACTGTACAGAGAAACCTCCAAAGGAACGTCAAGAACCCTCTGGTCTTGAACTTGAATATATATATTTGCCAGACTTCCCCCCTCACACAAACACTAAGCTAAATAGAGCTCTAAAAAGCAGAGTTGAAGAATTCGACAAATATGATGTGATAAATTGTTACCTATCTACTGTGATTCCAGCTATGAGTTACATCGGACAAAGGACATCATCAGCAGTTGGAATTACACTAAACGCCTATGGTGCAGTTTGTCCTAAGAATGATTTACTTTATATGGATGAAGAAAAATGCACACAGAAATCGCTATTCCGTTGCTCAAAATGTGTAAGTCTCACTAGCTCGGACCATGATGAATTTAGCACTCCTTATCGGATAGTGAGCCGTCTTGGGAATCTTCGACTCCTACAAGATAAAAATATTGACACTAGTCACATCGATTTCTTCCGGTCGCCTTCTGGACATGTTAAAAGTAATTATGTTGATTTCGGATTTCCTGCTGATAAAATCCATGTCATCCCACATCCTCTGAATGAAACGTTTCGTATGGAACACAGGAGCAATTTCAATAGCCCGTATAATATATTGTATGTTGGATATCTAGAAAAACAAAAGGGAGTGGACAAACTAATTCCGATACTAAGTAAGCTTAAAGAACAAGTTGATGAAAAGGTCTCTTTGTCAATTGTCGGCAAAGGAGGACTACGCACTAGGATGGAACAACAGGCTCATGATCTTAGTGTTCGAGATTCAGTAGACTTTATGGGGTTTGTCCCAAATGAAAAATTGCCAACTATTTATGCTAATCATGACTTGTTCATTTACCCGGGTATTTGGGATGAACCTCTCGCAAGAGTTTATCTTGAGGCTCTTGCTACTGGGACGCCTATTATTTCGAGCGACTATGGTGATATAAGATCGATATTAGGGAATGGTGGTGTAATCACAGATGGTACTGTCGAAGGGTTTGTCTCAGCCATCTCTGATATAATCACTAACAAAAGGTTCGATCAAATATCTGAGGATGCAAAATTGAAATCGAATGAATATCAAGCTGATCAAGTACTCCCAAAAATCGAGAAGGTGTATTCGACGGCATCTGAGATAGATGAATAG
- a CDS encoding HVO_0649 family zinc finger protein, producing the protein MTTVLERIRRRYETTDKKCPDCGYVDEEGNWESRTDGRRLVYRHVCPSCDATREHTFNLK; encoded by the coding sequence ATGACAACAGTACTCGAGCGCATTCGACGGCGCTACGAAACCACGGACAAGAAGTGTCCAGACTGTGGGTACGTGGACGAGGAGGGCAACTGGGAGAGCAGAACGGACGGCCGGCGACTCGTGTATCGGCACGTCTGTCCCAGCTGCGACGCGACTCGAGAGCACACGTTCAACCTGAAGTGA